In Sphingomonas sp. G-3-2-10, a single window of DNA contains:
- a CDS encoding metal-dependent hydrolase, whose product MKAKTPADLTITPRDRRFGRDAKQARWWLGGDPIASAFMNALSVTFPKGEAFFIESVKAFRDGVPDKLAQEIRAFVQQEVMHSREHVAFNRRVTDAGYDVSRLEARIDQVLAEAAERPKIASLAATMALEHYTAILAAEILRNPKQMKGADAESAAMWRWHAIEEVEHKGVAYDTWMHATRDWSRWQRWKIKSLMMLVITTKFWKHRIEGTLDLLRQDGISGPKAWARLAWYLVGSPGLLRKIAPGWVAFFLPGFHPWNHDDRALIGKAESDYAAAVAVAA is encoded by the coding sequence GTGAAAGCAAAGACTCCCGCCGACCTGACGATCACCCCGCGCGATCGCCGCTTCGGGCGCGATGCGAAGCAGGCGCGCTGGTGGCTGGGCGGCGATCCGATCGCTTCCGCCTTCATGAACGCGTTGTCGGTGACGTTTCCCAAGGGCGAGGCATTCTTCATCGAGAGTGTGAAGGCGTTTCGCGACGGCGTGCCCGACAAGCTGGCGCAGGAAATCCGCGCCTTCGTGCAGCAGGAAGTGATGCATAGCCGGGAGCATGTGGCGTTCAATCGCCGTGTGACCGATGCAGGGTATGATGTGAGCCGGCTGGAGGCGCGGATCGATCAGGTGCTGGCCGAAGCGGCCGAGCGGCCGAAGATCGCCAGCCTTGCCGCGACGATGGCGCTGGAGCATTATACCGCGATCCTCGCGGCGGAAATCCTGCGCAATCCCAAGCAGATGAAGGGTGCCGACGCCGAGAGCGCGGCGATGTGGCGCTGGCACGCGATTGAGGAAGTCGAGCATAAGGGCGTCGCGTACGACACCTGGATGCACGCCACCCGCGACTGGTCGCGCTGGCAGCGGTGGAAGATCAAGTCGCTGATGATGCTCGTCATCACCACGAAGTTCTGGAAGCATCGGATCGAGGGCACGCTTGACCTGTTGCGGCAGGACGGGATCAGCGGGCCGAAGGCATGGGCGCGGCTGGCCTGGTATCTGGTCGGATCGCCGGGGCTGCTGCGCAAGATCGCGCCCGGCTGGGTCGCGTTCTTCCTGCCGGGCTTCCACCCGTGGAACCATGACGACCGCGCGCTGATCGGCAAAGCCGAGAGCGACTATGCCGCGGCGGTGGCCGTCGCGGCGTAA
- a CDS encoding helix-turn-helix domain-containing protein → MSITRRRLSPEESRDAALTAARELLLEDGPQAVTLKAVAAKIGRTHANLLHHFGSAAGLQKALVASLAEGVTAKIGEAILRARDNDHNPREVVDLTFDAFDKGGAGALASWMILNGNQDVLDPILEAIQKLVDMIAKDHDHEGLSLQEETLQLVLTAMGDALLGGPMAKALGLPREKARELAAKAMMQAHLHPKLEGQ, encoded by the coding sequence ATGTCAATAACACGTCGCCGCCTTTCGCCCGAAGAATCCCGTGATGCCGCGCTGACGGCCGCGCGCGAGCTGTTGCTCGAGGACGGCCCGCAGGCCGTGACGCTCAAGGCCGTCGCGGCGAAGATCGGGCGTACCCACGCCAACCTGCTCCACCATTTCGGCTCTGCCGCAGGGTTGCAGAAGGCGCTGGTCGCGAGTCTTGCCGAGGGGGTGACCGCCAAGATCGGCGAAGCGATCCTGCGCGCGCGCGACAATGACCATAATCCGCGCGAAGTGGTCGACCTGACCTTCGACGCCTTCGACAAGGGCGGTGCGGGCGCGCTGGCCAGCTGGATGATCCTCAACGGCAATCAGGACGTACTCGATCCGATCCTCGAAGCGATCCAGAAGCTGGTCGACATGATCGCCAAGGATCACGACCATGAGGGCCTGTCGCTGCAGGAGGAAACGCTCCAGCTGGTGCTGACCGCGATGGGCGACGCGCTGCTCGGCGGCCCGATGGCCAAGGCGCTGGGCCTGCCCCGCGAAAAGGCGCGTGAACTGGCGGCCAAGGCGATGATGCAGGCGCATCTGCACCCGAAGTTGGAGGGACAATGA
- the obgE gene encoding GTPase ObgE codes for MHFLDQAKIFVRSGAGGPGAVSFRREKFIEYGGPDGGNGGKGGDIVFEAVPGLNTLIDFRYTQHFRAPRGKGGAGSNMTGAGGDDLIIKVPVGTQILADDEDRTLLADLTKVGQTVTFLRGGDGGRGNASYKTSTNRAPRQHGTGWPSEEAYVWLRLKLLADAGLVGLPNAGKSTFINAVTNAQAKVGAYAFTTTRPQLGVVRHKMREFVVADIPGLIAGAAEGAGIGDRFLGHIERCRVLLHLVDANDADVAESYRIVRTELENYGAGLLDKKVIVALNKIDTLDDELIAALSAELEEASGAEVIPISGAAGTGLDWVLDQLLEAIGPVDSNGVPEGDTGEDTLEWSPI; via the coding sequence ATGCATTTCCTCGACCAGGCAAAAATCTTCGTCCGCTCCGGTGCGGGCGGCCCCGGGGCCGTCAGCTTCCGGCGTGAGAAGTTCATCGAATATGGCGGCCCCGACGGCGGCAATGGCGGCAAGGGCGGGGACATCGTGTTCGAAGCCGTTCCCGGCCTGAACACGCTGATCGACTTCCGCTACACCCAGCATTTCCGCGCGCCGCGCGGCAAGGGCGGCGCAGGCTCGAACATGACCGGCGCGGGCGGCGACGATCTGATCATCAAGGTGCCGGTCGGCACCCAGATCCTCGCCGATGACGAAGACCGCACCCTGCTCGCCGATCTGACGAAGGTCGGCCAGACCGTCACCTTCCTGCGCGGCGGCGATGGCGGGCGCGGCAATGCCAGCTACAAGACCTCGACCAACCGCGCCCCGCGCCAGCACGGCACCGGCTGGCCCAGCGAGGAAGCCTATGTCTGGCTCCGCCTCAAGCTGCTCGCGGACGCGGGCCTTGTCGGCCTGCCCAACGCCGGCAAATCGACCTTCATCAATGCCGTGACCAATGCGCAGGCCAAGGTCGGCGCCTATGCCTTCACCACCACCCGGCCGCAGCTGGGCGTGGTGCGCCACAAGATGCGCGAATTCGTGGTCGCCGACATCCCCGGCCTGATCGCGGGTGCGGCCGAAGGGGCGGGCATCGGCGACCGGTTCCTCGGCCATATCGAGCGATGCCGCGTGCTGCTTCATCTTGTCGACGCGAACGACGCGGACGTGGCCGAAAGCTATCGCATCGTCCGGACCGAGCTGGAGAATTACGGCGCGGGCCTGCTCGACAAGAAGGTGATCGTCGCACTCAACAAGATCGATACGCTGGACGACGAGCTGATCGCCGCGCTTTCGGCCGAACTGGAGGAAGCCAGCGGCGCCGAAGTCATCCCGATCTCGGGTGCGGCCGGCACCGGGCTCGACTGGGTGCTCGATCAGTTGCTCGAAGCGATCGGCCCGGTGGACAGCAACGGCGTACCGGAAGGCGATACCGGCGAAGATACGCTGGAGTGGTCGCCGATCTGA
- a CDS encoding suppressor of fused domain protein: MSIGSLLRRWFGGKPAPSPAAVPPTPTAFDASHEARLRHWEKVGAVESDVITHLISPGLTGGPHWPTTRQAYCVIRRANGSAILATDGLSDPFEDVEGMDVNGFEMELFVECADLPRELAGGPGDVTPLQKSWMFALLSHVAGIVANNGGIVPLLDRYGGVLSMELPGVSEAESIHSQLPEQYVTPDDVLGVLIGGPGPDFAATVVGMPLSPVRIVPIVLLTAAELAEIRAGDETTREAIAAALTKLPYTHVARDSLV; this comes from the coding sequence GTGAGTATCGGCAGTCTGTTGCGTCGCTGGTTCGGCGGAAAACCCGCCCCCTCGCCTGCCGCCGTCCCGCCCACGCCGACGGCGTTCGATGCGTCGCATGAAGCGCGCCTGCGCCATTGGGAGAAGGTCGGCGCGGTCGAATCGGATGTGATCACCCATCTGATCAGTCCCGGGCTGACGGGTGGCCCACACTGGCCGACGACGCGCCAGGCCTATTGCGTCATCCGCCGCGCCAATGGCTCGGCGATCCTCGCCACCGACGGCCTGTCCGATCCGTTCGAAGATGTGGAGGGGATGGACGTCAACGGCTTCGAAATGGAGCTGTTCGTCGAATGCGCTGATCTGCCGCGCGAACTGGCGGGTGGCCCCGGCGACGTGACCCCGCTCCAGAAAAGCTGGATGTTCGCGCTGCTGAGCCACGTCGCGGGCATCGTCGCCAACAATGGCGGGATCGTGCCGCTGCTCGATCGCTATGGCGGCGTGCTGTCGATGGAACTGCCCGGCGTGTCCGAAGCGGAAAGCATCCATTCGCAGCTGCCCGAACAGTATGTGACTCCCGACGATGTGCTGGGCGTGCTGATCGGGGGGCCGGGACCGGATTTCGCCGCCACCGTCGTGGGCATGCCGCTCTCGCCGGTGCGCATCGTCCCGATCGTCCTGCTGACCGCCGCCGAACTGGCCGAAATCCGCGCAGGCGACGAGACGACCCGCGAAGCCATTGCCGCCGCGCTGACCAAGCTGCCCTACACCCACGTCGCCCGGGATTCGCTGGTTTAG
- the proB gene encoding glutamate 5-kinase yields the protein MTAHATFADMGAFAPDRCPRLIVKVGSALLVDPDGQVRREWLTGLVADLAERAKAGQQIAIVSSGAIALGARRLKLPKGGRASLEDAQAAAATGQIALSGVWAELLHAQGLTAAQILVTLDDLEDRRRYLNVSATLDRLLKLGVLPVINENDSVATEEIRFGDNDRLAARVASAAGADGVILLSDVDGLYDRNPTTNPDAKMIPVVEKLDARIEAMADTGSASGMGSGGMVSKIEAARIATSSGAHLAIATGRVDHPLARLAETGHCTIFVAKQNARARKAWLRGGLTAKGMIHIDAGAVDALRKGRSLLSAGAVRVEGRFARGDLIVVVGPDGTQLARGLAEYDHTDAHRITGKRSEELAGILGYAPRAALVHRSHMALL from the coding sequence ATGACTGCGCATGCCACCTTCGCCGATATGGGCGCCTTCGCGCCCGATCGCTGCCCGCGGCTGATCGTCAAGGTCGGCTCGGCACTCCTCGTCGATCCCGATGGGCAAGTGCGGCGCGAATGGCTGACCGGGCTCGTCGCCGATCTCGCCGAACGCGCAAAGGCGGGACAGCAGATTGCGATCGTCTCCTCCGGCGCGATCGCACTCGGCGCACGGCGGCTCAAGCTGCCCAAGGGCGGCCGCGCCAGCCTGGAAGATGCACAGGCGGCCGCCGCGACCGGCCAGATCGCGCTTTCGGGCGTATGGGCCGAACTGCTCCACGCTCAGGGCCTGACCGCGGCGCAGATCCTCGTCACGCTCGACGATCTCGAAGACCGGCGGCGCTACCTCAACGTCTCCGCGACGCTCGACCGGCTGCTCAAGCTCGGCGTGCTGCCGGTTATCAACGAGAATGATTCGGTCGCGACCGAGGAAATCCGCTTCGGCGATAACGACCGGCTCGCGGCACGCGTCGCCAGCGCTGCGGGGGCGGACGGCGTGATCCTGCTCTCCGACGTCGACGGGCTGTACGACAGAAATCCCACCACCAACCCCGACGCGAAGATGATCCCCGTGGTCGAAAAGCTCGATGCACGGATCGAGGCGATGGCCGATACCGGCTCGGCATCGGGCATGGGATCGGGCGGGATGGTCTCGAAGATCGAGGCCGCCCGGATCGCGACCAGTTCTGGCGCGCATCTCGCCATCGCCACCGGCCGGGTCGATCACCCGCTGGCCCGGCTGGCCGAGACCGGTCACTGCACGATCTTCGTCGCGAAGCAGAATGCCCGGGCGCGCAAGGCATGGCTGCGCGGCGGGTTGACCGCCAAGGGCATGATCCACATCGATGCCGGCGCGGTCGACGCGCTGCGCAAAGGCCGCAGCCTGCTGTCCGCCGGCGCGGTCCGCGTCGAGGGCCGCTTCGCGCGCGGCGACCTGATCGTCGTGGTCGGTCCAGACGGCACCCAATTGGCGCGCGGCCTCGCCGAATACGACCATACCGACGCGCACCGCATCACCGGCAAGCGCAGCGAGGAACTCGCCGGCATCCTCGGCTATGCTCCCCGCGCCGCACTGGTTCACCGCAGCCATATGGCATTGCTGTGA
- a CDS encoding NAD(P)H-binding protein has translation MTTLAITGGTGFVGSRLIATAIEAGHKVRALTRREQAAREGIEWIAGDLNGTPALARLCEGADAVIHVAGVVNAPDRAGFAAGNIDGTRNMIDAAKGAGVARFVHVSSLAAREPGMSYYGWSKAEGDALVEASGLDWTIVHPPAIYGPGDMEMLELFKLAKRGLALLPPGGRLSVIEVGDLARLLLALALTDNVKQHLDADDGAEGGWSHKDFGRAIGTATGKRVAAIALPRMILMAGAHLDRLVRGKGAKLTPDRVAYFCHEDWVIDPARRPSSNLWQPQVVTEEGLAATAAWYRAQGLL, from the coding sequence GTGACCACCCTCGCCATCACCGGGGGCACGGGCTTCGTCGGCTCACGCCTCATCGCCACCGCCATCGAGGCCGGGCACAAGGTCCGCGCCCTCACCCGGCGCGAGCAAGCGGCCCGCGAAGGCATCGAATGGATCGCGGGCGACCTGAACGGCACCCCTGCCCTCGCCCGCCTGTGCGAAGGGGCCGACGCGGTGATCCATGTCGCGGGCGTGGTGAACGCGCCCGACCGCGCCGGTTTCGCCGCCGGGAATATCGACGGCACCCGCAACATGATCGACGCCGCCAAAGGCGCCGGCGTAGCCCGCTTCGTCCATGTCTCGTCGCTCGCCGCGCGCGAGCCGGGCATGTCGTACTATGGCTGGTCCAAGGCCGAGGGCGATGCGCTGGTCGAGGCCAGCGGGCTCGACTGGACCATCGTCCATCCGCCCGCAATCTACGGCCCGGGCGATATGGAAATGCTCGAGCTGTTCAAACTGGCAAAGCGCGGCCTCGCGCTGTTACCGCCGGGCGGACGGCTCTCGGTGATCGAAGTCGGCGACCTCGCCCGCTTGCTGCTCGCGCTCGCGCTGACCGACAATGTGAAGCAGCATCTCGACGCCGATGACGGGGCCGAGGGCGGCTGGAGCCACAAGGATTTCGGCCGCGCGATCGGCACCGCCACCGGCAAGCGCGTCGCCGCGATCGCCCTGCCCCGCATGATCCTGATGGCCGGCGCGCATCTCGACCGGCTGGTCCGCGGCAAGGGCGCCAAACTGACGCCCGACCGCGTAGCCTATTTCTGCCATGAGGACTGGGTGATCGATCCCGCCCGGCGACCGTCTTCGAACCTGTGGCAGCCGCAGGTGGTTACCGAGGAGGGGCTGGCGGCGACGGCAGCCTGGTATCGCGCGCAGGGTCTGCTTTAG
- a CDS encoding OmpA family protein encodes MWKVAPILLAPVMLLGASGPGDTFCTPGPYILFFKKGSDAPRPFHREVMPNVLRNDAYCEGANIVVEGHIDAGEAASLSATRAARVRDYLVKRGVNAKRIRIRDAGATEPRQNNTMPDEGTPNARVEIYWSS; translated from the coding sequence ATGTGGAAAGTCGCGCCCATTCTGCTTGCACCGGTAATGCTTCTCGGTGCGTCAGGACCAGGCGACACCTTTTGTACGCCCGGTCCATATATCCTGTTTTTCAAGAAGGGATCGGACGCACCCCGGCCGTTTCACCGGGAAGTGATGCCGAACGTGCTTCGGAACGATGCCTATTGCGAGGGTGCGAATATCGTTGTCGAGGGGCATATCGATGCCGGGGAGGCGGCGTCGCTGTCCGCCACGCGCGCCGCGCGGGTTCGCGACTATCTCGTCAAGCGCGGGGTAAATGCGAAGCGTATCCGTATTCGCGATGCCGGCGCGACCGAGCCGAGGCAAAACAACACCATGCCGGATGAGGGCACTCCGAACGCCCGGGTAGAAATATACTGGTCGTCGTAG
- a CDS encoding acyl carrier protein: MTDRAEIFETVSAQIEPFNKKGVSLTEATTFAGDLEWDSLTVMDFVAAIEDEFDIIITMNMQAEIENVGQLVDAVAKLKG, encoded by the coding sequence GTGACCGACCGCGCCGAAATCTTCGAAACCGTCTCCGCCCAGATCGAGCCGTTCAACAAGAAGGGCGTGTCGCTGACCGAGGCCACCACCTTCGCGGGCGACCTCGAATGGGACAGCCTGACCGTGATGGATTTCGTCGCCGCGATCGAGGACGAATTCGACATCATCATCACGATGAACATGCAGGCCGAAATCGAGAATGTCGGTCAGCTCGTCGATGCCGTCGCGAAGCTCAAGGGCTAA
- a CDS encoding aminotransferase class I/II-fold pyridoxal phosphate-dependent enzyme: MTDSIQTPDAPATAPVAHDRDLMSKFDGLIAERKALIDTGVTDPFAIVMEQVKSPTEAVIKGKDTILLGTYNYMGMTFDPDVIQAGKDALDQFGSGTNGSRMLNGTFRDHMEVEEALRDFYGTTGAIVFSTGYMANLGMISTLAGKGDYIILDADSHASIYDGCKQGNAEIVRFRHNSVEDLDKRLGRLPKEAGKLVVLEGVYSMLGDIAPLDQMVAVAKKHGAMVLSDEAHSMGFFGPNGRGVYEAQGCEGDVDFIVGTFSKSVGTVGGFCVSNHPKFEAIRLACRPYIFTASLPPSVVATAATSIRKLKHAHNKRAHLWENTRMLHGGLKELGFKLGTENPDSAIIAVILEDQEQAVRMWQGLLDNGLYVNMARPPATPAGTFLLRCSLCAEHTTEQIQRVLGMFKAAGQATGVIA; this comes from the coding sequence ATGACCGACAGCATCCAGACCCCCGACGCACCCGCTACGGCGCCGGTCGCGCATGACCGCGACCTCATGTCGAAGTTCGACGGCCTGATCGCCGAGCGCAAGGCGCTGATCGACACCGGCGTCACCGATCCGTTCGCGATCGTGATGGAGCAGGTGAAATCGCCGACCGAAGCGGTGATCAAGGGCAAGGATACGATCCTGCTGGGCACCTATAATTATATGGGCATGACGTTCGATCCGGACGTGATCCAGGCGGGCAAGGATGCGCTCGACCAGTTCGGTTCGGGCACCAACGGCAGCCGGATGCTCAACGGCACCTTCCGTGACCATATGGAAGTCGAGGAAGCGCTGCGCGACTTCTACGGCACCACCGGCGCGATCGTGTTCTCGACGGGGTACATGGCCAATCTGGGCATGATCTCGACGCTCGCCGGCAAGGGCGATTACATCATCCTCGACGCCGACAGCCACGCCAGCATCTATGACGGGTGCAAGCAGGGCAATGCGGAGATCGTCCGCTTCCGCCACAACTCGGTCGAGGATCTCGACAAGCGCCTCGGCCGCCTGCCCAAGGAAGCCGGCAAGCTGGTGGTGCTGGAAGGCGTCTATTCGATGCTCGGCGACATCGCCCCGCTCGATCAGATGGTCGCGGTCGCCAAGAAGCATGGCGCGATGGTACTGAGCGACGAAGCGCATTCGATGGGCTTTTTCGGCCCGAACGGCCGTGGCGTATATGAAGCGCAGGGTTGTGAGGGTGATGTCGACTTTATCGTCGGCACCTTTTCCAAATCCGTTGGCACCGTGGGTGGCTTCTGTGTGTCCAACCATCCCAAGTTCGAAGCGATCCGCCTCGCTTGCCGTCCTTATATCTTCACCGCGTCGCTTCCGCCCTCGGTCGTCGCGACCGCGGCGACGTCGATCCGCAAGCTGAAGCATGCCCATAACAAGCGCGCGCATCTGTGGGAGAATACCCGCATGCTGCACGGCGGGCTGAAGGAACTCGGCTTCAAGCTGGGCACCGAAAACCCCGACAGCGCAATCATCGCGGTGATCCTGGAGGATCAGGAGCAGGCGGTGCGGATGTGGCAGGGGCTGCTCGACAACGGCCTGTACGTGAACATGGCGCGTCCGCCCGCGACTCCGGCCGGCACCTTCCTGCTGCGCTGCTCGCTTTGCGCCGAGCATACGACCGAGCAGATCCAGCGCGTGCTGGGCATGTTCAAGGCGGCCGGACAGGCAACTGGCGTCATCGCCTAG
- a CDS encoding ATP-binding protein yields MSEGGVPDEAPVRQTDWRMVLLGVLALVGTGVLVILLNLQATTDRERDAALDRQARTYEVIIRAGQLSASIADAEASLGRYVVSGDAAVGRQFADKWAQASEHLNRLAIQTAGDPLQQGRIKKLRDAFATRAKELGDTAGYTVHKRNRDALGSYYQNSATLARAETELALRELVDSERARLLERKGDAAKLVASSHLATNVLGVFGLLVVIGSILLGWLTVQASAGRAEADADADAERVRAAELQNAVDAATAQLRAEMREREQAEAQLRQVQKMEAVGQLTGGIAHDFNNMLAVTLGGLELAKRHLHTGKPDAHKHIENAMEGANRAAALTRRLLVFSREEALLPSAIEAGAVIQGMSDLFDRTLGGAIEVATQDAGLGWAVFADKHQLENALLNLAVNARDAMNGRGTLTFATGGRTLKRNEIGEAAGGDYVTIAVSDTGSGMTPEVLERVFEPFFTTKPVGKGTGLGLSQIFGFVRQSGGEIGIDTVLGEGTTVTLYLPRHMGEADAPTESDAAIDPEAPASALEILVVEDDPRVLSATMSALTELGHRPLACDDPLRAESCLDLMDSVDLILTDVLMPGRTGPEMIAALGSRIDGIPVLYVTGYAGEADASAFGGNIVLRKPFTMAALAKAVEASVRD; encoded by the coding sequence ATGAGCGAAGGTGGCGTACCCGACGAAGCCCCGGTCCGGCAGACGGACTGGCGGATGGTGCTGCTCGGCGTGCTGGCGCTGGTCGGCACCGGCGTGCTCGTCATCCTGCTCAACCTGCAGGCGACGACCGACCGCGAGCGCGATGCCGCGCTCGACCGGCAGGCGCGGACCTATGAGGTCATCATCCGCGCCGGACAGCTCTCCGCCTCGATCGCGGACGCCGAAGCGTCGCTCGGCCGCTATGTCGTCAGCGGTGACGCGGCGGTGGGGCGACAGTTCGCCGACAAATGGGCGCAAGCAAGCGAACATCTCAACCGGCTGGCGATCCAGACGGCGGGCGATCCCCTGCAACAGGGGCGTATAAAGAAGCTGCGCGACGCCTTCGCGACCCGCGCCAAGGAACTCGGCGATACGGCCGGCTATACCGTCCACAAGCGCAACCGTGACGCGCTGGGCAGCTATTATCAGAACAGTGCCACGCTGGCCCGCGCCGAAACCGAACTGGCCCTGCGCGAGCTGGTCGATTCCGAGCGCGCACGCCTGCTTGAGCGCAAGGGCGACGCGGCGAAGCTGGTGGCAAGCTCTCACCTGGCGACCAATGTGCTGGGGGTGTTCGGCCTGCTGGTCGTGATCGGATCGATCCTGCTTGGCTGGCTTACGGTGCAGGCTTCGGCCGGGCGCGCCGAAGCCGATGCCGACGCCGATGCCGAACGCGTCCGCGCCGCCGAGCTGCAGAACGCAGTCGATGCCGCCACCGCGCAGCTACGCGCCGAAATGCGCGAGCGCGAACAGGCCGAGGCCCAGTTGCGGCAGGTCCAGAAGATGGAAGCGGTGGGCCAGCTTACCGGCGGAATCGCTCATGATTTCAACAATATGCTGGCGGTCACGCTCGGCGGGCTCGAACTCGCCAAACGCCATCTCCACACCGGCAAGCCCGACGCCCACAAGCATATCGAGAATGCGATGGAGGGCGCGAACCGCGCCGCCGCGCTGACCCGGCGGCTGCTGGTCTTCTCGCGCGAGGAAGCGCTGTTGCCGAGCGCGATCGAAGCGGGCGCCGTGATCCAAGGCATGTCCGACCTGTTCGACCGAACGCTGGGCGGCGCGATCGAAGTCGCTACGCAGGACGCAGGCCTCGGCTGGGCGGTGTTCGCGGACAAGCATCAGCTGGAAAATGCGCTGCTCAACCTCGCGGTGAACGCCCGCGACGCGATGAACGGGCGCGGTACCCTGACCTTCGCGACCGGCGGCCGCACGCTGAAGCGCAACGAAATCGGCGAGGCCGCGGGCGGTGACTATGTGACCATCGCCGTGTCCGACACCGGCAGCGGCATGACGCCCGAAGTGCTGGAGCGCGTGTTCGAACCCTTCTTCACCACCAAGCCGGTCGGCAAGGGCACTGGCCTTGGCCTCAGCCAGATCTTCGGATTCGTCCGCCAGTCGGGCGGCGAGATCGGTATCGACACCGTGCTGGGCGAAGGCACCACCGTGACGCTGTATCTGCCGCGCCATATGGGCGAAGCCGACGCACCGACGGAAAGCGACGCGGCGATCGATCCCGAAGCGCCCGCCAGCGCGCTCGAGATATTGGTGGTGGAAGACGATCCGCGCGTCCTCTCCGCGACGATGAGCGCGCTGACCGAACTGGGGCATCGCCCGCTGGCCTGTGACGATCCGCTCCGTGCCGAATCCTGTCTCGACCTGATGGACTCGGTGGACCTGATCCTGACCGACGTTCTGATGCCCGGCCGCACCGGCCCGGAGATGATCGCCGCGCTGGGATCGCGGATCGATGGCATCCCGGTGCTTTACGTCACCGGCTATGCCGGGGAAGCGGACGCCAGCGCGTTCGGCGGAAATATCGTGCTGCGAAAGCCATTCACGATGGCCGCACTGGCGAAGGCGGTGGAAGCGTCAGTTCGCGACTGA
- the lptF gene encoding LPS export ABC transporter permease LptF: protein MNSIDRYMARLIAVPLISTLVISAMLLVLDRMLRLFDFVATEGGPVSVVWRMLANLLPEYLGLGIPIGLMLGILLAFRRLSTSSELDVLRAVGMSYGRLLRVPFMYAFALAALNLAIVGFVQPEARYRYEQLRFELRTGALGASIKVGEFTNFGSRMTLRIEDSKDGGRALSGIFVHFKSATGWYTITAERGTFLRTDNPDEIVFQLTNGKLIQKIKDSPVPRVLSFTVHNQPIALPKYENFRIRGERNLELTLPELARIGSDPKEETIKRETSRAAFHFRVAEVASMFLLPFLAVGLGIPPKRSTSALGVFLSIVMIVTYHKINEYGQAIGSLGRIDPIIALWVPFSLFAALTFWMYYQVAHVPGGQPIAALEKAFEKLLKAVTRYLPGRRKKSEAAA from the coding sequence ATGAATTCGATCGATCGCTATATGGCGCGGCTGATCGCGGTGCCGCTCATTTCCACGCTGGTGATCTCGGCGATGCTGCTGGTCCTCGACCGCATGCTGCGCCTGTTCGACTTCGTGGCGACCGAGGGCGGCCCAGTCAGCGTGGTGTGGCGGATGCTCGCCAATCTGCTGCCCGAGTATCTGGGCCTCGGCATCCCGATCGGGCTGATGCTGGGCATCCTGCTCGCCTTCCGCCGCCTCTCCACTTCGTCAGAACTCGACGTGCTGCGCGCGGTGGGGATGAGCTATGGCCGCTTGCTGCGCGTGCCCTTCATGTACGCCTTCGCTCTGGCGGCGCTGAACCTCGCGATCGTCGGCTTCGTCCAGCCCGAGGCACGTTATCGCTACGAGCAGTTGCGGTTCGAGCTGCGCACCGGCGCGCTGGGCGCGTCGATCAAGGTAGGCGAATTCACCAATTTCGGCAGCCGGATGACGCTGCGGATCGAGGACAGCAAGGATGGCGGGCGCGCCCTTTCCGGCATCTTCGTCCATTTCAAGAGCGCCACCGGCTGGTACACTATCACCGCCGAGCGCGGGACTTTCCTGCGCACCGACAATCCCGACGAAATCGTGTTCCAGCTGACCAACGGCAAGCTGATCCAGAAGATCAAGGATTCGCCGGTGCCGCGCGTGCTGAGCTTCACCGTCCACAACCAGCCGATCGCGCTGCCCAAATACGAGAATTTCCGCATCCGCGGCGAACGCAATCTCGAACTGACCCTGCCTGAGCTGGCAAGGATCGGCAGCGATCCCAAGGAAGAAACGATCAAGCGCGAAACGAGCCGCGCGGCGTTCCATTTCCGCGTCGCCGAAGTGGCGTCGATGTTCCTGCTGCCCTTCCTCGCTGTGGGACTGGGCATTCCGCCGAAGCGATCGACATCCGCGCTGGGCGTGTTCCTGTCGATCGTGATGATCGTGACCTATCACAAGATCAACGAATATGGGCAGGCGATCGGAAGCCTGGGGCGGATCGATCCGATCATCGCCCTATGGGTGCCGTTCAGCCTGTTCGCGGCGCTGACCTTCTGGATGTATTATCAGGTGGCCCATGTTCCCGGCGGACAGCCGATCGCCGCGCTCGAAAAGGCGTTCGAGAAGCTGCTGAAGGCGGTCACGCGCTATCTGCCCGGACGGCGCAAGAAGAGTGAGGCGGCGGCGTGA